TGTTGGTTCAGTCGATAATATTCATTATACCTTTCTTGGTTTAACACTTTTAAATCTTGTACTTCTTGGTCTAATTTCTTTATTTCAAGTTCAAGCTTTAGGTTGCGAGTCTGCATTTTTTTTAGTAGTATCTGTTCATTGCTCTCTTCCATGAAGAAATTTCTCCAATCTTGAAGCGTGTGTAGAATATCCAAAATGTTTTTCCAAGTAATCCAATCCTTTTTCCACCTGGTCATCATATAATTCACGGTCATTCATTAGAAGGTGTATTTTATCTTTCACCTCTTCAGGTTCTGCATATATTGCAGCTTCTTGAAAAAGTTCCTCATAAAAGGGTGGAATAATTACTGGTACGCCTGTTGCCATAGCTTCAAAAATAACTCTTCCAAATGCCTCCACCCAATCTTTATGTGTATAATAAACAAACACATCTAGTTCTTTTAAGAAAGCTTGGGGAGTAATCTCTCCAAATTCATATACCGTCCAATTTGGAGGTATTTCACCTAATATTTTTTTAGGCGACTTTGCACCACCAAGTATTTTAACATCAAAGTCGTTAGAATAAACCTGTAATATTCCTTGACTAGACTCTGGCCATTTAACATACTGATCACGAGAATGGCGTCCAATCCGAATTCTGTTTGCATGCTGTGGCCGCTTCTCTCTTTTCCACTTTATAACATCTATAATATTTGACCAATCTATGGGCATTAGTTTAATATTTACTAACTCTTCTTTATGAAACTCATCCAATACCTCTCTTACTTTTGGTCCAATCGGATACCAATAAGCATTTTTGCCGAAATATTCATATAAGTTAGTTGCGCAAGTTTCAAAGTCGTACAGGGTTACACCAGAATCCCCATAATCCCTTTTTGGAGGTTGATTAATAATTACATGTATACTATCTGCTTTAACGTTTGGTATATAACGTTGAAATTCTTGTAAGACAGGGGGATGTCTTATAATGAGAACATCACAACTAACTTCTTCTCCGTAGACAATCATTTGGACAGTTTCTCCATCTATTAACTCCCGGATCTTTAAGTTAGTTGCTCCAACCGTATTTATATCAAATCGATTCATTTGAATGAGACCGGTTTTTAACCCTATCTTTTTTTGTGCTTTTATTTCCTCCGCATTAGACATGTTAGTGCCACCTAATAATCGGAATTCTGAGGCGATAATAACATCAAAATGCTTTGTATTTTTCATTCTATCTGGCTTCATGGGTTCAGGTACTGGAAACAAACGTTTTTTAAGTGGGAAATCATAGAATAAGTTATTACCATTCATTTCATGATAGTAATCATGTGCCTCAGCATATTCTTTCCGCGCTCCCATAAAAAAGCCAGGGAATCCAAAAGCAGAATGACCTGTCAGGGAAGTTTCTGATTGCCGTTGGAAAGATAAAGGGCCAGTTTTTAAAGATACAATTGACTTCTCACCAAATACCTTCTTAATTCTTTTAACATATTCAGAATCCCCTCCGAACCTTACGGAATCCCAATAGCCTATTTTGGAGAATACAGTCTCTTTTCTAAACATAAAAGAAGACATGTTAGGAAAAGCGTATATCCCAGGCTTACCTCTTCTATAAAAAGTTAGATTGTTTGTAGTTCTCGCCTGCTGAGAAAAATTACCCACTATATCTGAGTGTTTAAGAAGATGGACAACCTGGGTTTCAATTTTTTGAGGATGAGACCAATCGTCTGCATCATTAATAGTAATAAATTCACCAGTCGCTTGTTTTAAAGCTAGATTTCTTGAGGCATATGCCCCTCCATTTGTAGGAGCCTTTATTAGACTAATCCTTGCATCAAGCCTCGCATACTCTTCAACTATTCTCACTGTAGCATCACTAGAACAATCATCAACTACCAATATTTCAATATTACTCCACGTTTGATTTCGCAAAGAATTAATGGAAGTTTCAATTAGATCTTCTGCATTATATGCAGGTACAATAACTGTCACTTTCGGCCCGGATGATAGTGATGTTTGTTTAGAATCACTACTTAATTGATCATATAATGGTGAAGCATTCTGCTTAAGTTTAACCTGTGAATAGTCATATAAATCGAATGCTTTGTTAATCCAAACTAACTTCTTTGAAGAGGAGGTTTCAATACTTGCTAATGCTAAATACAAGTCTTCGTGCTTTTGCTTTTTTAAGACATTAGTTAAAACCTCTCTGGCGGCTTCTAGTTCACCTAGAAGTCTGTAACTTTCCGCAGAAAGTATTGCAGCTCTTCTAATTAAATCTTTATCTTTCTCTTTTTTTATTGCTATTTCTAGATATTGCAAACATAACAATGCGCTTTCTTTAGTATATTGATTTGCATACCATGTAGCTATTTCCCAAGATGCTAATTTGCGCTTGAAAATATCTTCTGCATTTGCACATATATATTTTAGTTCTTCGAGTGCTTTTTCTGTAAAACCCAAACTATTAAGTTTATGTTTTAATCTTTCAATTTCTCTTAATGATTTTCTTTTCTGTCCTGGAGAAATAGCATTTTTAATGGAGCTTTTTTGCTTATTTGTTAGTAAGTTGGATAAGTGTTTTTTTTTGCTTTCACTTAAGAATGTATATAGGAACCAATCGATAACATTGACCGACATTTTTTTAAAACCGAAAATTGAGACCACCGCCAGATTTTTTATCACTTAAACAGAACAAAAAGCTACATTTTAGTAGCTTTATGGTAAAAAGAATCTATACGTATAATAACACAAAAAAATACAGATTTAGACAACATCTATAAAATTCAAACACCCATTTTGTGTATTAGAAACCACATTATTGTAACTTGGGTGTTTTTTGGAAGTTTGTTAATGAGATTTTTGCTTAATTAATGCCATTTTACTTCTTTTGAAGCGATACGAAAGCTCAGGGAAGACGTTTCGCTCTAATATTTCTCCATACCACTCCTGTAGTTTTGAAGCTTCATTATCCCAATTTAAATGCTTTTTAACAGCTTGTTGGCCATTAATGCCCATTCTTTCAGCTTCTTCAGGATTATTTTTCAGGTATTCTATTGCCTCTTTAATTTGGTTGTTATCAAGAGGGTTTACTGCTATTCCACAATTATATTTTTCCACAAGCTCTTTCCAAGCCGGAAAATCAGAACAAATAATAGGAAGGCCCGCACTCATATATTCAAAGAATTTCGTTAGTTCCTTTTTCATATAGTGCTCTGTTGGTGGGAATAAAGCTAGCCCTGCCAACCATTCTCCATTTTGATATTGGAGATCAATTTCATCCTTAGGTACATACCTTCCCTTTCCTTCAATGAAGAGTCTGTCTTTTTTGTTTCCGGCTATTTCATTCATTTCCCTTGCTAAACTGTTCGGGCATTTACCAAAGAAGTGAACCGAGATTTTTTCATCCAAAGAAGGTAATTGCGCATGTATAGCGGCACCCCTATCTTGAGATATATTTCCTGTATAAATCAATTTAGCAGTTGAATTGTTGTTTCTTTTTAACTTATATTCAGTTTTTATTGTGTTTTCTTCTATTATAGGATAGTTAAGAACACATTCACCATTTGGATACTTTTCTTTATAATATTTCTCTGCTAGACATAATTCTAAGTTGAAAGAGAGTACTTTTTCAGCAAATTTAAAACCCTTAGACATTAATAGTCTAATTGGCTTCTTTAGATATTCCTTTTGCATAATACTAGTTTCATAGTCTTCATGTATATCGTAGACTACAACGTTCCCCTTTTTCTTCAACAACCACGCAACCAAAAGCAATTCAGGATCATGGATATGGTAAATATCAGCATTTAGACTGCGGGCTTGTTTTAATGCTTCTAAAGTTGATAAAACTACTCGCTTAATACGCGATTTTCTCTTTTTAATCGATAAGATATTAATAGGGCTTTCAACCTGTACATCCTCTTCCTCTGGTACAATAAGAGTGACATCAAACCCCGCTTTGTGTAGAGACAGACATTCCTTATAATAAATCCTTGGATCTAATGGATGATGCACAGTTGTAATATGAACTACCTTTTTATCTTTAAAATCCATACCCCTTTTTACACTCCTCAGTGATTATCCCTTTTATGATAACTTATTACATCACAAAATACTTCTTCGTATTTTTTTACGATAATTTCCGCATTAAATTCTTTTGCCCTTGTATAACCTTGATCAACCATTTTTTTATAAGACTTAGGTGCAAGTGTAAGAACTCTTAGCATCTCCCTTGCTAAGCTCTCTTCGTCTGCAACTTCACAAAGCACTCCGTATTTCCCTTTATCCAACACTTCTTCTGGCCCAGACAAGCAATTAGTTGAAACAACCGGAAGTCCTGTGGCCAAGGCCTCAGCAATCACGTGACTGAACCCCTCATGGATGGAAGATAAAACAAAAAGGTCGGATTCTCTCATATATGTATAAGGATTTTTTTGAAACCCAACAAAATGAACATTACCGTGAACCCCTAACTCTTTTGCGTATTCTATCAATTCATTTTTGAGAGGTCCTTCTCCAAGGATAACCAACCTACAATTCAAGTCTTTTACTACTATGGAAAAAGCTTTAAGTAATGTTTTGTGATCCTTTTGGGGAACTAATCTACCCGCGGTCATAATAGTTTTACAATCTCCTTTTGTGAAAATATACCTATGCATAGGACATATTTCCGCCTCTGTGAGTTTATTTTTAATCACAGCTAGGTCTATAGGGTTATATATTACTTTAATTCTATCCGCTTTTACTTTATATCGATTAATTAAATTAACTTTCACGCCTTCAGAAAGAGATATTATTTGAGATGATAATTTATAAATAGCACCAAATGCCAATAGCCTTAAATTCTCAGTAAAACTACCTCCAAGATTATCAGCTTCTCTTATTACATTTTTTGCTTTGGAAAACGATAGTAAGTTTGCAATAATCGCAATTGTATTAACTCTCGGGATGGTACTGAAAACAATATCTATTTCTTCGGTTCTAATTAACTTTGATAGACTGAATATAGATCTACTTAACCTTTTTGTATTTAATTTTATTACCTTCACATCTGACTTTAATTCTGTTTCATAAGAACCTTCATAATTTAAAGTCACCAGTACAGGGCTGAACCTTTCCCGATCCAGATTATTGATAATATTAAGGAGCGTACGTGCTGCTCCACCTGCACCCATTTGATATATAAAAAATAACACTCTTATTTTCTTCAGTTTTATTCTACCTTTCTTAAAAGCAATTTACTCTACAAATGTTGAAAAATATCAAAATTACACTTATTATGCCGTTTTTATAATAACAAAAATACTTTCATTAATAAACACTAATTTCATATTTTTTACAATAAATTTTCAATCCGCTTACAGAGTAATAGGGTGTGTATTACTTTATAAAAATAAAATGCCCTTGTAAAAAAACAAGGGCGTGAAGATAAGTGTTTACATTAATTTGAAATTACCAATGTATATTTCGTGTTTGTTGTTATAAATCCGTATGTTCCGTTGTAGTCTACCTTATACCACCAGCTATTATATTTTTCAATTAATGGCACACTTTGACTTCCTTCTAAAATTCCTAATTTTTCACCACCTGTACTAGGACTTCCGTATATTGTTACCCAGCCACCATTTGTCTTTACTACTGGTCCTTCATATACCTCTTCAGGTATCTCACCAATCAACTGTGTATATTTCGTATTTGTCGTGATATAGCCGGTTTTGCCATTGTATTCTACTTCATACCACCAGTTATTGTATTGAGAAAGTACCGTTACTGCTTGATGGCCTTCTAATACTCCTAATTTTTCGGCACTAGTACTCGGGCTCCCAAAGATACTTACCCATCCACCAGTTGTCTTAATTACCGGACCTTCATATTCCTCTTCCGGTATCTCACCGATCAACTGTGTATATTTCGTATTTGTCGTGATATAACCTGTTTTGCCATTGTATTCTACTTCATACCACCAGTCATTGTATTGAGAAAGTACCGTTACTGCTTGCTGGCCTTCTAATACACCTAGTTTTTCACTACTAGTACTTGGATTCCCAAAGATACTTACCCATCCACCAGTTGTCTTGATTACCGGACTATCATATTCCTCTTCCGGTATTTCACCGATTAACTTTGTATACTTTGTATTTGTTGTAATATAGCCAGTTTTACCATTGTATTCTACTTCATACCACCAGTTGTTGTATTGAGAAATCACCCCTACTACTTCATGACCTTCTAATGCTCCTAATTTTTTACTGCTAGTACTTGGGCTCCCAAAGATACTTACCCATCCACCAGTTGTCTTAATTACCGGACCTTCATATTCCTCTTCCGGTAACTCTCCAATCAACTTCGTATATTTCGTATTTGTTGTAATATAGCCAGTTTCACCATTGTATTTAACTTCATACCACCAGTTGTTGTATTTCCTAATAAGAGGAGCTTTCTCAGTATCACTTAAATTACCAAGCCTTTCACTTTTTAGACTAGGCCCTTTAAACACTCCTACCCATTCACCATTAGTCATAATTACAGGACCATCATAATCTATCTCTTCTACAGGTTCTTCATTCTTAAGATTAGTATATTTAGAATTAGTAGTTATGTATCCTACTTGATTTTCAAACTGAATTTCATACCAGTATTTGTTATATTGTCTTATATATGGAGCCTCTTCCCCAAATTGCAGGTTCCCTAATTTACCACTATTAATACTTGGTAATTCGTAAACTGATACCCAACCATAATTTGTCATGACTATTGGATTTGTGTTTACAGGTTGCTCAGGTACTTCTGGTATAATTATTTCATTTTGAGGAGGCAACACATAACTTTCAGGAATAACAGGCTCTTTTTCAATATGTTTGGAAAATTCCTTAGTAGGGTCCGTCGAACCTTCTGGTAGGACTCTTTGAACAGAAAAAAGGTTCTCCCCAAACCAGTAATCAAAGTTATTAATTATTCCAAGTGCAGTTGGGTTATCGGGCGCAGTTCCAATTACAGCAGGTTGCCCATTTAGTTCTCCCATATAAATCGCTACATGCGATATATACTTCGTACCATCTTCTTCAAAGTCCCACCACGTTAAAATATCACCTATTCGAAGATTTTCCATACCTTCTAATTTCCATTTTCCATCTATATTAATAGGTTTAACTCCCTCTACAGGGGTGCCTACCGTTGCATAGTTTCTTGAAACATCTGTAATGATAAAATTAAAATCACCAAAAACTAGTTTTGTAAACTCTGAACAGTCCATCACTCCATGATAATGATATGACAGCAATCCATGGCCATAAACAGAATAACCATTCTCCATATACCAAATTGCTCTTTCTATTACCTTACCCGCTAAACTATTTTCTAAATGTCCGTATTTTTCACGATATTGATTAATAAGTAAACGTTCGTTAGACTCATAATCAGCAAGATTTTGATTATAAAGTTCTATTGCTTGTTCTGTTGTATACAGAGGTGTAACAGGTAATGCAGCATTAATTTGTTTTGGCTGAATAATAAGAGAAAAAATTAAAAGTACGCATAAAACTAGTTGCTTCACGTCTTCACTTCCTTCATTAAATTTACTACGTTATCCTAACGGGTAAAACTTAACATATTTCAAGCTATTCATAGTAATTATACTATAATAAATCAATAGTTTTACATTTTTTTCACAGTCTTACAGTTCATCGCCCTCATATATGAGTTTCATAGTAGATTTTGTTATATCGTGAATCAAATAAAAGCCCCAACTCCTTTATAGAAGTTAGGGCTCTCTTTCAGATATGTTCTTTTATAACCTCCAAAGAGTAACCCCTTCAGGGCATTCCTCTTTTGGCAATTTACTTTTTATATCTACAACGACTCCTTTGCCGTCTTTCAGGAGCGTTCCAAATTGACTCCAGCCTTTCTCTACATAAACCGTATGTGGAACTGCGAAAATAACAGCATCGGCCGGCTCAAGTGCATCGTAGTCAATTAATTCAATTCCATACTCTTTGTAAGCATCTTCCTTTTCAGATAATGCGTCCGTAACTTGCACCTCAATGCCGAACTCTTTTAGTTCATCAATTACATCGATTACTCGAGAGTTGCGCAGATCCGGGACATTCTCTTTGAACGTCAGTCCAAGGATGGTTACTTTTGCACCTTGGATGGTCATTTTTTTGTGTATCATTTGTTTAATAAGAGAAGTTGCAATAAACTTCCCCATGTTACCGTTGATACGGCGGCCAGATAGAATAACTTCTGGGTGATAGCCAACACTTTCTGCTTTAGATGTCAGATAGTATGGGTCTACTCCAATACAATGCCCTCCAACAAGGCCAGGAGAGAACGGCAGGAAGTTCCATTTTGTACCTGCTGCCTTTAGTACTTCTTCCGTGTCAATATCAAGGCGGTCAAAGATTAGTGCTAGTTCATTCATAAGAGCAATATTGACATCACGTTGCGTGTTTTCTATAACCTTAGCAGCTTCTGCAACTTTGATAGAGCTTGCACGGTACACACCAGCTTCTACTACTGAATTATAAACAGCTGCCACTTCTTCCAAAATCTCTTCATTCTGACCTGAAACAACCTTTGTAATTGTTCTAAAAGTACGTTCTTTGTCACCAGGATTTATTCGTTCAGGAGAATAGCCAATGAAAAAGTCTTCTCCTCCTTTTAAGCCAGAACGCTCTTCTAAGATCGGCAAGCAAACTTCTTCTGTCGCACCAGGATAAACGGTGGATTCATATACCACAATAGCTCCTTTTGACAGGTTGCTACCAACTGTTTCAGAAGCTTTGACAAGCGGCGTCAAGTCTGGTTGATTGTTTTGATTGATTGGAGTTGGTACTGCAACAATAATGAAGTCTGCCGCTTTTAGAGCAGACGCATCCATTGTGAAATCAATATCCGCTTTTGCAAGTTCTTCAGGTGATACCTCGTTCGTATAGTCTATTCTTTGTTTCAAGGTGTTTATTCTATGTTCATTTATATCAAATCCAATAATTCTATGGCTTTTGCCGAATTCCACCGCTACAGGTAATCCCACGTAACCTAATCCGACTACAGCAATCTTCTTGTTCATTAAGTTATATCCTCCTTGGATGAATAGCTTCATCAACTAATTGGTTCTATATAAAAAAGGAAAGTTTGATTTAAAATATATAGAAAAGTATCCGAAAAAACAAGTTTCACTCTAATGTCCTATTATAAGTACAACCTTAACGAAAATCCACTTTCACCCCTTAATGTAATGTGAAAGTAATATTGGGCCTTCTTATGTAAATTTCCCTACTTATTATTCACCAAATCTACAAAAAGTTACAATATAAAGAAGTAAATGACTGTTCCTATATTGTATAAATGTCGGAATACCCATATAATTAACTGTACGATTATTAAAAAAAGGAAGAGTGCTGAATGTTCAAGAAAAAATGGTTCGTTTTTTTAGTTAGTATTTTAGGCATTGCTACTATAGGGGTTGGAATTTTTGCTTTCAGTGTCTATAAATCTCTCGAAAGTACTGTAACTTCCATGCATACCCCATTAGAAAGACCAAGTTCTGAAAAAAGGCCTTCTGAAGTTGATTTCAGCCAAAAAGACCCTTTAGCATTCCTAATTCTAGGAGTGGACGAAAGACCTGGCGATAAAGGGCGCTCAGATTCCATGATCGTATTGACAGTAAACCCGAACGATAAATCAATGCAGATGGTCAGCATTCCTCGTGATACAAGAACGGAGATTATCGGAAAAGGATTTGACGACAAAATTAATCATGCTTATGCATTTGGTGGACCGGAAATGTCCATAGCGACTGTAGAGAATTTTTTAGATATCCCGATTGATTATTTTGTCCAAGTCAACATGGAAAGCTTTAAAGATATTGTAGATGCCGTTGGCGGAGTAACCGTAAACAATAAACTAGAGTTCAGTCAGAGCGGACATCATTTTCCATTAGGGGAAATTGAGCTGAATGGTGAAGAAGCATTAAGTTTTTCTCGCATGCGTAAATTAGATAGCGACTTTGGTCGCCAACAAAGACAACGAGATATTATTCAAGGTGTAATCAACAAAGGTGCTTCCATCTCTTCGGTCACTAAGTTTGATGATATTCTTGACGTCTTGGGTAACAATGTTCGAACAAACCTAACTTTCAATGAAATGATCGATATCCAGAGTAATTATAAAGAGGCACGTCATAACCTTTCCCAACATCAATTAACAGGGTCAGGCACAAGAATTAATAATATCTATTATCTAATTGTGGCAGAAAAAGACCGTCTCGAAATTTCTAACCAATTGAAAAAACATCTTGAACTTGATTCAGAAATCGCTAGTAATAACTAAAAAAGGAGAGGGAACCGCTTTATATTGCGGGTGCCCTCTCCTTTTTATAATCATCCTAATAAGCCGAACAACTTCTTCTTTTTAATTCTCTCAGGGATTTCCTTCACGATCATCGAACCTTCCACTAACAGTTCTGCATTTTCCATTAGTAGAAATTTCGCCTCGGTTCCACACTCTTTTTCTATAACCCTATATGCCTCAGTCATATGAAAATTTCTATTCTTAAGGTTATGCGCATCAGATGCGACCAGATGGGTAAGGTTTGCGTCTATTAAGTCCAGAGAAAACTTCTTAATCTTCTTCCCGAACTTACCTGCTATACTCGCAGCTGTCACCTGTGTACAGGCACCCTTTTTCACTAATTGATATATCTTTTCTGGGTTTTCAATCAATTCTGCATTTCGCTCAGGGTGCACAATGATAGGAGTTAATCCTTTTAACTGGATATCATAAATGATTTTTTCCGTATAAAGAGGCACTTGGCTCGAAGGGAGTTCGATAAAAACATACCTATCTGTATTGTTAATAGTTAGCAACTCATCTCTTTCATATTGTTCAAATAGTTCCCCTGAAATTCGGCATTCCTGTCCTGGTAGAATAGTTATATTAATACCTTCCTTGGCTAATCGCTCGTTAAGCTCCTTAACCTTTTCCAAGATCTCTATTTTCGAATTCATGTATTGCCCATTATTATGATGGGGAGTAGCAACTATTTTGGTTATTCCCTCTTTCACAGCAGCCCTGGCCATCTCCAGGCTCTCAGTCATATGTCTTGCTCCATCATCAGCAGCCGGAAGTATATGGCAATGAACATCAATCATTTTTTCCCCTCCAAATATAGTGCTTTTGTACTATCTATCGTTCTTTATATAGTCTACCTTTATATTATCATAGTAGAGAATCATTGAGAATGGGTGTATTTTGTCGAATTAAGTAAATACAGTACTTTTTTCATCTTTTTAAAAAATACGAGATTGCGTAAATATTATATCAATATAAGAAAATAATACTTTTCCATTCTATATTACGCATGTTTTTCTTAGTTTTCCTTAATAAAAAGTTTTTGCAAATAACTACTTTCTAACTATTAAGATTTTCCGGCTCTTGTCGATAAAGAGGAAAAATAAAAAACACCCCGCAAGGTGTTATTATCTTGAATCAACAGGTTTTGCATATAAAATATATCTTTCCGGCGCCGCACCAGTTAGAGTAAAGGGATAACATGTGGTGAGAAGCAGATCTTCCTTTTCCTTTTGAAGGGTAATAACTGTTCTGTCATCTTCATCCACTATCTTAGAGTCATAGATTTCATACATATATTCCCCATATGGCATATTCACATAAAATTTATCACCGATTTCCAGTTCACCCAAGCGAAGGAAAACAGTATCTCTATGCCCTGATAACACGTTTTGCCCCACTTCACCTGGATAAGATGCACCTTTATAGTGCCCTACTCCCTTTTCCAGCTCTGCAGGGTCCGTTCCTTCTACTATTGGCAGCTCGGCTTCAAGTCTAGGTATTTTCAGCAGTCCGACTACTTCTCCTGTCTCAGGTGCAAAATCATCGGGCTTTTTCGGACGGTCTTTTTTATCTGGTGTATCCTTTTCGCCCACCATTCCCTTAGTTATAGAAACAGCATCTTTAAGGGCCGCCTCCGTTTTTCTATCCATACTGATTTTTTCAAATAGGCCATACCCTATAAAGGAAATACCGGTAACAATAAACAGAAATGCTACAATCATTCCTTTTTTCAACTTGTCCTGTCTCCTCTTCATTCTTTTTTTCTTTATTATATTTATTCTATCTGTTATACGGAAGACATCAACCACCTATTGTTCGACAAATTATAGGACTCTATCAAACACTCCAGACAGATTTCTCATTAAAATAGGCAGGAATGCGGCAAAAAAATGCAGCCCTATCAAAGCAAAATAATAAAACTTAAACCTAGCCAACTTAAATACAAGCGGAATGATTACAAGAAGAATACCCGCTACGCTAATTAAAGAATAAATCATGGTCCCTTGAGTTTCCCCATAAGTTACAAGTAAATAAAAGAACCCCACGATACTAATATTGTAGATTAATAATATTAGTGAAAGTGCAAAGCATATGAAATTAGCAGTTCTCTTAAAAAATGATTTCCAATCGATATTTTTCATCGTTCAATATCCCCCTATAAAACACCATTCTTATGTCTATTTCTATAGTTCGATATATAAGTACATTTTCCCTGTTTTTTTCCTAATTTCGAAGTAAATATTGTCGAATTTAAAAAAGACCCGTAGAAAGGGTCTCATTAGATGCTGATAAAGGTCGTATAGCCTTGGGATCTTAAAGTCGCAGCCAAACGGTCTGCGTTTTCTTTTTGCGAGAACGCTCCTGCCTGTACCTTGTATAGATTATCTTCTCTGAACACAAATGTGTTAAAGCCTTTTCTGTTAAGTTCTGTGGCAAGGCTGTCTGCGTTTTCCTTTGCACGGAATGCCCCTACCTGCACCTTGTATACCCTTGTTACCGGGGGTGTTGTTGGTTTTAGCTTTAAGTTGAAATATTCTACTAAGCCACCGGCAATGGCCAAGGCACAAGTTCTACGGTAGCTATCCGTTTTCAACAACTGTGCTTCTGGGTAGTAAGTCATAAAGCCACACTCACAAAGAATAGATGCCATCGTTGTTTCGCGGAGAACATGGAAATTGGCTGATTTAATGCCTCTATCTCTTCTACCTGTTGCTTGGATGAGTCTGCGGTGGACCATATTGGCGAGGCGATTGGAATTTGGGGACTGAACAATAGGTGTATATGTTTCTATTCCTTGAGCCGTATTCCATCCTCCATTACCAAATGCATTTGCATGAATGGAGACAAACGCTCGTGCCCCCCAGGCATTTGCTCTATCTGTGCGTTCTTGCAAAGGAACATCCCTATCGTCTGAGTGAGTGAAAAGCACCTCCACATCTTGATAGCGCAGTAATTCCTGTCTTGTATATTGGGCAACCACCCTATTGAACTCATATTCTCTCATTCCATCAGGTGTACGCTTTCCAGGGGTACTGTATCCATGGCCTGCGTCTAACACTATTTTCATACATTCCACCTCTTTCTACAATTTTAGACCATTTGTACTATTATCATATGTCCCATTTGTAAAAGATTTACAAAAACAGGCATATGACCTGTCCACCTCCTTGTAACTTTTTATATAATTAAACGTCTAACTATACAAAGAAGGGTATGGGTCATATATAGTTGTGTAAGAGGAAGAAACGGCTCATTCGATAAGTCCATACCACCAAAACGGAGGTTGAACTATGTATAAAATAACGTCATTACTACTAATGTTACTGATACTGTCTTCATGTGGAACGACGAAAGACTCTTCCCAAGGTAGTCCTGATTCTTCAGATGGAAAAACACCAGTAAGTGAAGGGACGAATGTAGATGATTCTTCTACAGATCCAAAAGAATCAAAAGATCCTATCAAATCAAAGGAAGAAACTAGAAAGAAGCTAGAAACAAATAAGTTAAATAAAGAAGAATTGGCTGTTCATGTTGACCGAACAAACCGTGACTTCCTTTTCAAGGTTACTAACGACAAAGAGGAAGA
This window of the Sutcliffiella horikoshii genome carries:
- a CDS encoding class D sortase, whose amino-acid sequence is MKRRQDKLKKGMIVAFLFIVTGISFIGYGLFEKISMDRKTEAALKDAVSITKGMVGEKDTPDKKDRPKKPDDFAPETGEVVGLLKIPRLEAELPIVEGTDPAELEKGVGHYKGASYPGEVGQNVLSGHRDTVFLRLGELEIGDKFYVNMPYGEYMYEIYDSKIVDEDDRTVITLQKEKEDLLLTTCYPFTLTGAAPERYILYAKPVDSR
- a CDS encoding SH3 domain-containing protein → MKQLVLCVLLIFSLIIQPKQINAALPVTPLYTTEQAIELYNQNLADYESNERLLINQYREKYGHLENSLAGKVIERAIWYMENGYSVYGHGLLSYHYHGVMDCSEFTKLVFGDFNFIITDVSRNYATVGTPVEGVKPINIDGKWKLEGMENLRIGDILTWWDFEEDGTKYISHVAIYMGELNGQPAVIGTAPDNPTALGIINNFDYWFGENLFSVQRVLPEGSTDPTKEFSKHIEKEPVIPESYVLPPQNEIIIPEVPEQPVNTNPIVMTNYGWVSVYELPSINSGKLGNLQFGEEAPYIRQYNKYWYEIQFENQVGYITTNSKYTNLKNEEPVEEIDYDGPVIMTNGEWVGVFKGPSLKSERLGNLSDTEKAPLIRKYNNWWYEVKYNGETGYITTNTKYTKLIGELPEEEYEGPVIKTTGGWVSIFGSPSTSSKKLGALEGHEVVGVISQYNNWWYEVEYNGKTGYITTNTKYTKLIGEIPEEEYDSPVIKTTGGWVSIFGNPSTSSEKLGVLEGQQAVTVLSQYNDWWYEVEYNGKTGYITTNTKYTQLIGEIPEEEYEGPVIKTTGGWVSIFGSPSTSAEKLGVLEGHQAVTVLSQYNNWWYEVEYNGKTGYITTNTKYTQLIGEIPEEVYEGPVVKTNGGWVTIYGSPSTGGEKLGILEGSQSVPLIEKYNSWWYKVDYNGTYGFITTNTKYTLVISN
- a CDS encoding nucleotide sugar dehydrogenase, which translates into the protein MNKKIAVVGLGYVGLPVAVEFGKSHRIIGFDINEHRINTLKQRIDYTNEVSPEELAKADIDFTMDASALKAADFIIVAVPTPINQNNQPDLTPLVKASETVGSNLSKGAIVVYESTVYPGATEEVCLPILEERSGLKGGEDFFIGYSPERINPGDKERTFRTITKVVSGQNEEILEEVAAVYNSVVEAGVYRASSIKVAEAAKVIENTQRDVNIALMNELALIFDRLDIDTEEVLKAAGTKWNFLPFSPGLVGGHCIGVDPYYLTSKAESVGYHPEVILSGRRINGNMGKFIATSLIKQMIHKKMTIQGAKVTILGLTFKENVPDLRNSRVIDVIDELKEFGIEVQVTDALSEKEDAYKEYGIELIDYDALEPADAVIFAVPHTVYVEKGWSQFGTLLKDGKGVVVDIKSKLPKEECPEGVTLWRL
- a CDS encoding LytR family transcriptional regulator yields the protein MFKKKWFVFLVSILGIATIGVGIFAFSVYKSLESTVTSMHTPLERPSSEKRPSEVDFSQKDPLAFLILGVDERPGDKGRSDSMIVLTVNPNDKSMQMVSIPRDTRTEIIGKGFDDKINHAYAFGGPEMSIATVENFLDIPIDYFVQVNMESFKDIVDAVGGVTVNNKLEFSQSGHHFPLGEIELNGEEALSFSRMRKLDSDFGRQQRQRDIIQGVINKGASISSVTKFDDILDVLGNNVRTNLTFNEMIDIQSNYKEARHNLSQHQLTGSGTRINNIYYLIVAEKDRLEISNQLKKHLELDSEIASNN
- a CDS encoding tyrosine-protein phosphatase, whose translation is MIDVHCHILPAADDGARHMTESLEMARAAVKEGITKIVATPHHNNGQYMNSKIEILEKVKELNERLAKEGINITILPGQECRISGELFEQYERDELLTINNTDRYVFIELPSSQVPLYTEKIIYDIQLKGLTPIIVHPERNAELIENPEKIYQLVKKGACTQVTAASIAGKFGKKIKKFSLDLIDANLTHLVASDAHNLKNRNFHMTEAYRVIEKECGTEAKFLLMENAELLVEGSMIVKEIPERIKKKKLFGLLG